A genomic segment from Vicia villosa cultivar HV-30 ecotype Madison, WI unplaced genomic scaffold, Vvil1.0 ctg.000470F_1_1, whole genome shotgun sequence encodes:
- the LOC131628644 gene encoding cytochrome P450 85A-like → MVFFMVIFGVFLILCLCSALLRWNELRYRKKGLPPGTMGWPLFGETTEFLKQGPNFMKNQRLRFGSFFKSHILGCPTIVSMDTEVNRYILMNESKGLVPGYPQSMLDILGKSNIAAVHGSTHKYLRGALLSIISPSMIRDQILPKIDEFMSFQLSDWDDKIINIQEKTKEMVFMSSLKQIASIDSNSKIADSFKTEFFKLVLGTISLPINLPGTNYHRGFQARKNIINILRQLLKERRATNETHKDILGCLMENEENKYKLSDEEIIDLVITLMYSGYETVSTTSMMAVKYLHDHPKALEEIRKEHLAIRERKKPNEPIDFNDIKSMKFTRAVIFETSRLATIVNGVLRKTSQDMELNGYLIPKGWRIYVYTREINYDPFLYPEPLAFNPWRWMDKSLESKNYFLLFGGGTRLCPGKEAGITEISTFLHYLLTRYRWEETGEDKLMKFPRVQAPNGLHMKFSSYN, encoded by the exons ATGGTTTTTTTCATGGTAATTTTTGGTGTTTTCTTGATTCTCTGTTTATGCTCTGCTCTTTTGCGATGGAACGAACTAAGATATAGGAAGAAAGGTTTACCGCCTGGCACAATGGGATGGCCACTTTTTGGAGAGACAACTGAGTTTCTAAAACAAGGTCCAAATTTCATGAAAAATCAAAGATTAAG GTTTGGAAGTTTTTTCAAATCACATATACTTGGTTGTCCTACAATAGTTTCAATGGATACAGAGGTTAATAGATACATATTGATGAATGAATCAAAGGGTCTTGTTCCTGGATATCCTCAATCTATGTTGGATATCTTAGGAAAATCTAATATTGCAGCTGTTCATGGTTCAACTCACAAGTACTTGAGAGGAGCACTTCTTTCTATCATTAGTCCGAGTATGATTAGAGATCAAATTTTGCCTAAAATTGATGAGTTTATGAGCTTTCAATTGAGTGATTGGGATGACAAAATCATCAACATTCAAGAGAAAACTAAAGAG ATGGTGTTTATGTCATCTTTGAAGCAGATTGCAAGTATAGACTCAAACTCCAAAATTGCTGATTCTTTCAAGACAGagttttttaaacttgttttAGGAACCATTTCCTTACCTATTAATCTTCCCGGAACAAATTACCACCGCGGATTTCAG GCAAGGAAGAACATAATTAACATTTTGAGACAGTTACTAAAGGAAAGAAGAGCAACCAATGAAACTCACAAAGACATTCTTGGTTGTTTAatggaaaatgaagaaaataagtacAAATTAAGTGATGAAGAAATAATTGACCTAGTAATTACACTTATGTATTCTGGTTATGAAACTGTTTCAACCACATCAATGATGGCTGTCAAGTACCTCCATGATCATCCCAAAGCTCTTGAAGAAATTAGA AAAGAGCATTTGGCTATAAGAGAGAGGAAAAAACCAAATGAACCAATTGATTTCAATGATATCAAATCAATGAAGTTTACACGTGCG gTGATTTTTGAGACATCACGATTGGCTACAATAGTTAATGGAGTTCTAAGGAAAACCTCTCAAGATATGGAACTAAAtg gaTATTTGATTCCTAAAGGATGGAGAATATATGTGTATACAAGAGAAATAAATTATGATCCTTTTTTGTATCCAGAACCATTAGCATTCAATCCATGGAGATGGATG GATAAAAGTTTAGaatcaaaaaattatttcttGTTATTTGGAGGTGGTACTAGACTTTGTCCAGGAAAAGAGGCAGGAATCACAGAAATTTCAACTTTCTTACACTATCTTCTAACTAGATACAG GTGGGAAGAAACAGGGGAAGATAAACTAATGAAGTTTCCTAGAGTTCAAGCACCAAATGGATTACACATGAAATTTTCATCTTATAACTAG